In Mucinivorans hirudinis, the DNA window CCACACGTCGCGCGATGCGGTTTGGACGATTGAACACCCTGATTGGTACGAGTTTGACACAGAGAAGAACGAGATTGCAACCCCATTCGACTGGACGGATACCGCAAAGTTGGACTATTCTCAACAAGCGATGAGGGAGGAGATGGTTGCCGCGATGAAGTTCTGGCTCTCGCAAGGGATTGATGGCTTTCGCTGCGATATGGCGATGCTCCAACCTATCGACTTTTGGGATTGGGCAACGCCTGAATTAGAACAAGTTAAACCCGACATATTTATGCTTGCCGAAGCCGAAGGTGTGGAGTTCCACAGGCGCGCTTTCGATGCAACCTATGCGTGGGATATGCACCATTTGTTGGTGAAAATAGCTCAGGGGCAGGCAAATGCCGATTCGCTACGCGAGCGGTTGAAGTGGGAGGCGTTCCACTATCCCGAGCAGGCGATACGAATGCAGTTCACCAGCAACCACGACGAAAATTCGTGGAGCGACACAGAGTTTGTCCGATTCGGGGCGGCAGCTAAGGCAATGGCGGCATTAACCTACATTTTGCCTGGTATACCTCTGATTTACAACGGACAAGAGGTGGCGCAACCGCGACGGTTGGCTTTCTTCGACAAAGACGCTATCGAGTGGGGCGCGCCGAATGATTTTAGTGATTTATACGAAAAGCTATCCTCGTTGAAACACGCCCACCCTGC includes these proteins:
- a CDS encoding 1,4-alpha-glucan branching enzyme; its protein translation is MQLLYPCKKIHGKQHPEWAYDAVLYELNMRQFTTEGTFVAAAKELPRLKKLGVDVIWLMPIFPIGEQRRKGSLGSYYSIRDYRAVNPEFGTMDDFRAFLQQAQNEGVKVILDWVPNHTSRDAVWTIEHPDWYEFDTEKNEIATPFDWTDTAKLDYSQQAMREEMVAAMKFWLSQGIDGFRCDMAMLQPIDFWDWATPELEQVKPDIFMLAEAEGVEFHRRAFDATYAWDMHHLLVKIAQGQANADSLRERLKWEAFHYPEQAIRMQFTSNHDENSWSDTEFVRFGAAAKAMAALTYILPGIPLIYNGQEVAQPRRLAFFDKDAIEWGAPNDFSDLYEKLSSLKHAHPALRAGEQGGDLYSIDNSEQWRIFAVKRKIGEQTVIALFNFSGADAWVKFWDEDFNGEYNQLLSNDKAQLTSDSDFLLAPWGWFVYWR